GAAGCGCTCCTCATGATGGGCCGCCGAAAGCGCGCGCAACTCGCCCACGCCGCCGGCCTTGCGCACGTCCACGCTCGCGGCAAGCAAGCTTGCCGAATCCACCCCGCCGCTCAAGGCGACCCCGACCGGAACGTCGGAGCGGAATCTCAAGCGGACTGAGTCGAAGAGGAGTTCGCGCAGGGACTCCTCGGCCCTCTCGGGCTTGCGGTCGAAGGAAACCTCCGGCGCCCAATAGCGCTCGATGCGCGGCGTTTGCCCCGGACTCCACAGCAAAATGGAGGCCGCGGGAAGCTGCCAAATTCCCTCGAAGAGCGACTCGTCCTCCTTGGGAAGCGCCCCCAGGGCGAGGAAGCGCGCGGCCACGTCCCGACGGACGGCCGGCTCCACGGCCCGGACGGCCCAGAAAGCCTTGATCTCCGAGGCGAAGACGAGGCTCTCAGCCGAAGGACGGCAGTAATAGAAGGGCTTCTTTCCGAGACGATCCCGCGCCGCGAAGAGGGTTTTCTTGCGGCCGTCCCAAACGGCGAAAGCGAAGAACCCGTTGAAGCGCGACACGCAGGCCGGTCCCCAGGCCAGGTAGCTCTTAAGGAGAACCTCCGTGTCGCCCCGGCTGCGGAATTTCCAGCCGGCGCTGACAAGCTCCGAACGAAGCTCGATGTAGTTGTAGATCTCCCCATTGAAGACCAGGGCCACTCCCTCTTCCTCCGCCATGGGCTGGCGGCTGTCGCGCGTCAGGTCCAAAATGCTGAGCCGAGCATGCCCAAGCGCCACGTCCTTGGGCGAGAAGCCACGCCAGAACTCCTCCGACATGTTGCCCGGGGCCCATGGGGGAGCCGACAGGTCGGGGCAGAGCTCGCTTGCGGCCCGGCCGCTCCAATCGGAGGACCAGGCCCCCCAGTCGTCGGGGCCGCGGTGGCGAAGGCTCTGGAGGGCGTCCTTGACGCCCAGCGCCGAGAGCTCGAGGCCTAAAGCTCCGAAAATGCCGCACATTCAGGCGCTCTTCCAGCTTCGGCGGGGAATCCGTTCGAAGAGCTCCTCGGCCGGCCACGAGCAGGATTTGCCGCCGGGCATGTCGTTGCCGTCGAAGCGCGCCAGGAACAGCGGGTCCTCGAGGGATGGGTTGCCGGCCCGCTCCATGGTGAAGGCCAGCTCCACGCCCGCCCGCCGCGCCGAGCCTGGGGCCGGCCCCGCGCAGGCCTCCCGGGAGCCGTAGGGATAGCTCAAGGCGTAGGGCCGAGCGCCGGACAGGGCCTCGAGCCGCTCCAGAGAACTGGAAATCTGCAGGTCGGCCTCCTCTCGGGAAAGAAGCCCCAGGGGCACGTGGTCGTAGGCGTGGCTGCCGAGGCAATCGCCGGCCGCGAGCGTCTCCAGCCGGGCCCGGTCCATGTAAAGCCCGCGGCTCAACGCGGCCTCCTCCCCCTTGAAGCGCTCGGCGAAGAGCTCATCTATGATCCGGGCCACCAAAGGCCTTGGCAGCAAGATGTTAAGAAGATACTTGGTTTGCGCCGAAGTCGGGTCGTCGTATGGATATAACCTGGCCGCGCCAGCGGCCAGGTGCTGCCGCTCCTTTGGCAATGGGTTCGATCCGCCGTCATGGGCGCGAGCGCCTTCTTCTATTTTCTTGATGAATTCATCAGGCTTCATACTGGAGCGCAGGATGTGTATTTTATGGACGAGCATGACGGTCCCGCGCTCCAGGGGAGCCGGGTTGACGAAAAAGGCCGCGGGGATCCCCATGTCTTGGAGGACCGGCCGGGCGTGGTCGAATTGCTCCCTGAGCCCGTCGTCGAAGGTGACCAGGATGGCGCGCTCGGGAAGGCCCGCCCCGCCCGAAACGGCAGCTCTAAGCCGCCCCAAGCCTATGAACTCTCCGGCGCGCGAAAGGAGCTCCAGGCGCGAGCGGAACTCCTCCGGGGTCACGCCGTGTATCCCCGGGTGCGGGGCGTCGAAGCGCGGCCGGATATAGTGGTAATTGACGGCAATGAGCATGATTTTATCGTCGCGAATCGTTGATACCAGGTCCCCCACCCTTTGTCAAGACCAGCCACCGCGCCGCGACGCGGCGGAGCATATGGTGTCATACACTAACTTTTTAACTTTTGGGATGCAAAAGTTAATAGTCTGACACCAGTTGTTGACGAAAAAGGGCAAAGCTGTTAAACTGCGCATGGCATGATATTCATCGTGGTGGGGGCTCGGCCTAATTTCATGAAAATGGCCCCGATCGTGCTGGAGATGAAAAAGCGCGGAATCGCCCACCGCCTCGTCCACACCGGACAGCACTACGACCAGTCCATGTCGGCGGTGTTCCTGAAGGACCTTGGCCTCCCGGCCCCGGACATCTTCCTGGGGGCGGGCTCGGGCACCCATGCCGAGCAAACCGCGCGCATCATGACGGCCTTCGAGAAGGCCTGCCAGGCCCGGAGGCCGCGGCTCGTGGTCGTGGGCGGAGACGTCAACTCGAGCTTGGCCTGCGCCCTGGCGGCGGCCAAGCTCGGCATTCCCGTGGCCCACGTCGAGGCGGGCCTACGGTCCTTCGACCGCTCCATGCCCGAGGAGGTCAACCGCGTGCTCGCCGACCACCTCTCGCGCCTGCTATTTACCACTGAGCCGAGCGGGACAAAGAACCTCCTCAAGGAAGGCCTGCCCCGCTCCTGGATTCATTTCACGGGCAACTCCATGATAGACAGTCTGCGAACCCATCTGAAGAAGGCCCTCAGCCTGAAGCCCTGGGAGCGTTTCGGCCTGGCCCCGAACGGCTACGGCCTCGTCACCTTGCACCGCCCCTCGAACGTGGACGACCGCAAAACCTGCCTCGCCACCGGAGCCGAGCTCAAGAAGATATCCCGGGAGATTCCCCTCATTTTCCCCATCCACCCCAGAACGCGCGAGAGAATGGCCGAGTTCCGCCTCGACATGGGCCCGAAAGTCATCTGCGCCCCCCCGCTCGGCTACCTCGAATTTCTCGGCCTCATGGCCCGAGCCCGCGCGGTGCTCACGGACTCCGGGGGCATCCAGGAGGAAAGCACGGCCTTGGGAGTCCCCTGCGTCACCATCCGCCGCAACACCGAGCGCCCGGTCACCTTGACCCACGGCACCAACCGCTTGGCGCCTCCGGGGCGGATTTCAATCAGCCGGGCGCTGGGCCTGGCCATGAAGTCCAAGCCCCCGCGCCGTGCGCCACCGCTTTGGGACGGACGGGCCGCCCGGCGCATCGTCCAAGTCATCGAAAAATGTGCGGCTTTGTAGGGCTTCTCTACAAAGACGCGGGGCGCTCCGTTTCAAGCCGAGAGCTAGAGCCGCTTTTGGCCGCCATCCGGCACCGCGGCCCCGATGACCAGGGGATTTACGTGGACCGCCATTTCGGGATGACCCACGCCCGCCTTTCCATCCTCGATTTAAGCCCGCTCGGCCGCCAGCCCATGGAGAGCCCCGACGGGCGCCTGGTCCTGGCCTACAACGGGGAGGTCTACAATTTCCAGG
The nucleotide sequence above comes from Elusimicrobiota bacterium. Encoded proteins:
- a CDS encoding polysaccharide deacetylase family protein; translated protein: MLIAVNYHYIRPRFDAPHPGIHGVTPEEFRSRLELLSRAGEFIGLGRLRAAVSGGAGLPERAILVTFDDGLREQFDHARPVLQDMGIPAAFFVNPAPLERGTVMLVHKIHILRSSMKPDEFIKKIEEGARAHDGGSNPLPKERQHLAAGAARLYPYDDPTSAQTKYLLNILLPRPLVARIIDELFAERFKGEEAALSRGLYMDRARLETLAAGDCLGSHAYDHVPLGLLSREEADLQISSSLERLEALSGARPYALSYPYGSREACAGPAPGSARRAGVELAFTMERAGNPSLEDPLFLARFDGNDMPGGKSCSWPAEELFERIPRRSWKSA
- the wecB gene encoding UDP-N-acetylglucosamine 2-epimerase (non-hydrolyzing); this encodes MIFIVVGARPNFMKMAPIVLEMKKRGIAHRLVHTGQHYDQSMSAVFLKDLGLPAPDIFLGAGSGTHAEQTARIMTAFEKACQARRPRLVVVGGDVNSSLACALAAAKLGIPVAHVEAGLRSFDRSMPEEVNRVLADHLSRLLFTTEPSGTKNLLKEGLPRSWIHFTGNSMIDSLRTHLKKALSLKPWERFGLAPNGYGLVTLHRPSNVDDRKTCLATGAELKKISREIPLIFPIHPRTRERMAEFRLDMGPKVICAPPLGYLEFLGLMARARAVLTDSGGIQEESTALGVPCVTIRRNTERPVTLTHGTNRLAPPGRISISRALGLAMKSKPPRRAPPLWDGRAARRIVQVIEKCAAL